The Heliangelus exortis chromosome 21, bHelExo1.hap1, whole genome shotgun sequence genome includes a window with the following:
- the TEX14 gene encoding inactive serine/threonine-protein kinase TEX14 isoform X4 has protein sequence MARPIPPPMPCPVQLGSVTGDSLEAQLHEYVRQGNYEKVKKILKKGVFVDAVNSMGQTSLFVAALLGLGKIVDVLLDNGSDPNHRCYDGSTPVHAAAFSGNQCILSRILDEGGDLRLHSKEGKSPQCWAMSAGKESSAQMLEFIQRCRFHMQAAIQNFPSDLLGRVGSSKMLVYSPTRFGGLVQGNVGSPLRRFLKGEVNAAKNIYSLGFGKFCLAGGGHLGYVTSLPITGEKDVVQADDEPMFSYPVGPYMIMRNQLRHARLLQLVSVCLSSDLEKTRLIYERVNFGSLYSILHERRTEFPVLHTEVILGVLLQILDALRFLHYRGFIHRSLSSYAIQIVSSGEAKLCNLEYMIESKDGGEHSDLTRIPVPVQLYKWCSPEVILEKMVTEKSDIYSFCAVVQEALTETPPWTGFEDSVIKTLVVSGKELEADVRLPLPYYDIVKSGLEPRQKNRSMELQDIQYIMKNDLKDLTGSPTGHANEMSKAQRLTVFADRSIGLASAFSCEQRTQELQGKEVAEPDSSSSPRDSLLKEEGPLVDQGAPTNQEPIKQDKNSDVASELETLFSASDADDSLRSFEANEIFVSYPELDKDFLEEAGGLGQTQQDEKKQQKEEDKASHRKMYEFVHCEESPGSEEGGSSESSTEYTSEELESISEASDLCVLAQVREDSRKRVSSVSKTDQYIGKCFLELKIMQSMVQQAADSLRRTEEKVDNLEASEKQKKVLQENRMNQHSKQISQEGHWSRSEETSQDINNVFPGVNTFLWKAVGPPSSVYVPPRVTEVQGALGGDRGQALSKTVKEIEHSLPHESVRRKKKFNLQCQRGGDSHSAASGSEEKGWCYRKPRSKIHSSKMSEERRMMQSDWRTEVKEMARRVALGQLKLSSPSPASEYPSESQTESVKEAFHHVTLRVQESQEQQRCRWQTGDNVENWDLSSEDRAESEEGDLELASSFAGENSPSQDEQAESGQVENLSRGQSREFHHSCNSSHVSEEFFTPDPDYVFPPATWGSSEVEISAAKSKLEDGCEGFLQKQVPEDAGSGIQVSGGKTPFCSTAAQNSGRNTLGVNQLSHMPVASVGAAQEEILWEEQEACKGKELSVIDIQDLSSIPCEQEMHSKDMDCTTPRATHAPTSISTPISSVPDQVKMEDRQLGKESSLWSSETFTLAEETERAHSSLDDILERLVHEIPGDAETQEQPQGHILGWKANT, from the exons ATGGCTCGTCCTATCCCTCCTCCCATGCCTTGCCCGGTCCAGCTCGGCAGTGTGACTGGTGACTCCCTGGAAGCTCAGCTGCACGAGTATGTGAGGCAGGGGAACTATGAGAAAGTGAAAAAGATCCTGAAAAAAG GTGTTTTTGTTGATGCAGTAAATTCCATGGGACAGACATCTCTCTTCGTTGCTGCCTTGCTGGGTCTTGGAAAAATAGTGGACGTGCTCTTGGATAATGGCTCAGACCCTAATCA CCGCTGTTACGATGGGAGCACCCCAGTGCATGCAGCTGCCTTCTCAGGAAATCAGTGCATCCTTAGCAGGATCCTGGATGAAGGAGGGGATCTGAGGCTGCACAGTAAAGAGGGAAAAAGCCCTCAGTGCTGGGCCAtgtcagctggaaaagaaagcagtgcTCAG ATGCTGGAGTTCATACAACGTTGTAGGTTCCACATGCAGGCTGCCATTCAAAATTTTCCCTCTGATCTACTCGGCAGGGTTGGCTCATCAAAAATGCTGGTCTACAGTCCAACCAGGTTTGGTGGCCTTGTTCAAGG AAATGTTGGCAGTCCTCTGAGAAGATTTCTGAAAGGTGAAGTAAATGCAGCCAAGAACATTTACAGCTTGGGTTTTGGCAAG TTTTGTCTTGCAGGTGGTGGGCATCTTGGCTATGTGACCTCTCTCCCTATTACTGGGGAAAAAGATGTGGTTCAGGCAGATGATGAGCCAATGTTTTCTTACCCTGTTGGACCATACATGATCATGAGAAA tcAACTCCGTCACGCTCGTTTGCTGCAGttggtgtctgtctgtctgtcaagTGACCTGGAGAAAACCCGTTTAATATATGAAAGGGTTAACTTTGGTTCCCTCTACAGCATCCTTCATGAAAGG agaacagaattCCCAGTGCTGCACACAGAGGTGATTTTGGGTGTGCTGCTGCAGATCTTGGATGCTCTGCGTTTCCTGCACTACCGTGGCTTTATCCACCGTTCACTTTCCTCCTATGCAATCCAAATTGTTTCTTCTGGTGAGGCAAAACTCTGCAACTTGGAATACATGATAGAGAG CAAAGATGGTGGAGAACACAGTGATCTGACACGTATTCCTGTCCCAGTCCAGCTGTATAAGTGGTGCTCTCCTGAAGTAATCCTTGAAAAAATGGTTACGGAGAAATCAGATATTTATAGCTTCTGTGCAGTAGTGCAGGAGGCCTTGACAG AGACCCCTCCCTGGACAGGTTTTGAAGACTCTGTTATTAAAACCCTCGTAGTTTCAGGAAAAGAGCTGGAAGCAGATGTCAGGCTTCCTCTGCCCTATTATGATATTGTGAAGTCAGGACTGGAACCAAGGCAGAAGAATCGCTCCATGGAACTTCAGGATATTCAGTATATAATGAAGAATGACTTAAAG GACTTAACTGGGTCTCCAACTGGTCATGCTAATGAGATGTCAAAAGCACAGAGACTCACTGTTTTTGCAGATAGGAGCATTGGTTTGGCATCAGCTTTTAGCTGTGAGCAGAGAACACAGGAACTGCAAGGAAAAGAGGTAGCTGAGCCTG acagctCTTCTTCCCCAAGGGACTCTCTTTTAAAGGAGGAGGGTCCTTTAGTGGACCAAGGGGCACCAACCAATCAAGAGCCAATTAAACAGGACAAAAATAGTGATGTAGCCTCTGAGCTGGAAACACTCTTCAGTGCCAGTGATGCAGATGACAGCCTCCGGAGCTTTGAAGCCAATGAAATCTTTGTCAGCTATCCAGAACTTGACAAAGACTTCCTGGAAGAAGCAGGTGGATTAGGTCAAACTCAACAGGAcgaaaaaaagcagcaaaaggaagaagatAAGGCTTCCCACAGAAAAATGTATGAATTTGTGCACTGTGAGGAAAGCCCAGGTTCTGAGGAAGGTGGCTCTTCAGAATCGAGTACTGAGTACACTTCAGAAGAGCTGGAGAGTATAAGTGAGGCCTCTGACCTATGTGTGCTGGCACAGGTGAGAGAAGATTCTAGAAAAAGAGTGAGTAGTGTGTCCAAAACTGATCAGTACATTGGCAAATGTTTCCTGGAACTAAAGATCATGCAAAGCATggtgcagcaggcagcagattCCCTGCGCAGAACAGAGGAGAAAGTGGACAATTTAGAGGCctctgagaaacaaaagaaagtgCTCCAGGAAAACAGAATGAATCAGCATTCTAAGCAGATTTCTCAAGAAGGACACTGGAGCAGATCTGAGGAGACTTCCCAGGATATCAATAACGTTTTTCCTGGAGTTAATACTTTTTTATGGAAAGCTGTGGGTCCACCATCAAGtgtctatgttccaccaagaGTAACAGAGGTACAAGGAGCATTGGGTGGAGACAGAGGCCAAGCTCTTTCAAAGACAGTAAAAGAAATTGAG CATTCCCTCCCACATGAATctgtaagaaggaaaaaaaagttcaactTGCAGTGTCAGAGAGGAGGTGATTCACATTCTGCAGCAAGTGGAAGTGAAGAAAAGGGGTG GTGCTATCGAAAACCCAGATCTAAAATTCACAGCAGCAAAATGAGTGAGGAGAGAAGGATGATGCAATCAGACTGGAGGA CTGAAGTAAAAGAAATGGCCAGAAGAGTGGCCTTAGGACAGCTGAAACTCAGCTCTCCATCTCCAGCCAGTGAATATCCATCTGAAAGTCAAACAGAGAGTGTAAAGGAAGCCTTTCATCATGTCACTCTTAGAGTCCAAGAAAGTCAAGAGCAACAAAGATGTAGGTGGCAGACAGGGGATAATGTTGAGAATTGGGATTTGAGCAGTGAGGATAGAGCTGAATCTGAGGAGGGTGATTTGGAGCTTGCATCAAGTTTTGCAG GGGAAAATTCACCATCACAAGATGAACAAGCAGAGTCTGGACAAGTTGAGAATCTCTCTAGA GGGCAGTCAAGGGAATTCCATCATTCCTGTAATTCATCTCATGTGTCTGAAGAATTCTTCACTCCTGATCCTGATTATGTCTTTCCTCCTGCTACTTGGGGAAGTTCAGAAGTAGAg ATCTCAGCTGCCAAGAGCAAATTAGAAGATGGTTGTGAAGGATTTTTACAGAAACAGGTACCTGAGGATGCAGGATCAGGTATTCAGGTTTCAG GAGGAAAAACACcattctgcagcacagcagcacagaactCTGGCAGGAACACATTAGGAGTGAATCAACTTAGCCATATGCCTGTAGCCAG TGttggagcagcacaagaagAGATACTGTGGGAGGAACAGGAGGCATGCAAAGGGAAAGAGTT ATCAGTGATAGATATTCAGGATTTGTCAAGTATCCCCTGTGAGCAAGAGATGCACAGCAAGGACATGGATTGTACAACTCCCAGAGCCACTCATGCACCCACCAGCATCAGCACCCCCATCAGCTCAG TTCCTGATCAAGTGAAGATGGAAGACAGACAGTTGGGAAAAGAATCTAGTTTATGGAGTAGTGAGACATTTACACtagcagaggaaacagaaag GGCTCACTCCAGTCTTGATGATATTTTAGAAAGATTGGTCCATGAAAttccaggagatgctgagacCCAAGAACAACCTCAGGGACACATTCTTGG GTGGAAAGCAAATACTTAA
- the TEX14 gene encoding inactive serine/threonine-protein kinase TEX14 isoform X3: MARPIPPPMPCPVQLGSVTGDSLEAQLHEYVRQGNYEKVKKILKKGVFVDAVNSMGQTSLFVAALLGLGKIVDVLLDNGSDPNHRCYDGSTPVHAAAFSGNQCILSRILDEGGDLRLHSKEGKSPQCWAMSAGKESSAQMLEFIQRCRFHMQAAIQNFPSDLLGRVGSSKMLVYSPTRFGGLVQGNVGSPLRRFLKGEVNAAKNIYSLGFGKFCLAGGGHLGYVTSLPITGEKDVVQADDEPMFSYPVGPYMIMRNLMWGGSRVTVKELSFKPHQHSRKLHLADLLLAEQEHSGQLRHARLLQLVSVCLSSDLEKTRLIYERVNFGSLYSILHERRTEFPVLHTEVILGVLLQILDALRFLHYRGFIHRSLSSYAIQIVSSGEAKLCNLEYMIESKDGGEHSDLTRIPVPVQLYKWCSPEVILEKMVTEKSDIYSFCAVVQEALTETPPWTGFEDSVIKTLVVSGKELEADVRLPLPYYDIVKSGLEPRQKNRSMELQDIQYIMKNDLKDLTGSPTGHANEMSKAQRLTVFADRSIGLASAFSCEQRTQELQGKEVAEPDSSSSPRDSLLKEEGPLVDQGAPTNQEPIKQDKNSDVASELETLFSASDADDSLRSFEANEIFVSYPELDKDFLEEAGGLGQTQQDEKKQQKEEDKASHRKMYEFVHCEESPGSEEGGSSESSTEYTSEELESISEASDLCVLAQVREDSRKRVSSVSKTDQYIGKCFLELKIMQSMVQQAADSLRRTEEKVDNLEASEKQKKVLQENRMNQHSKQISQEGHWSRSEETSQDINNVFPGVNTFLWKAVGPPSSVYVPPRVTEVQGALGGDRGQALSKTVKEIEHSLPHESVRRKKKFNLQCQRGGDSHSAASGSEEKGWCYRKPRSKIHSSKMSEERRMMQSDWRTEVKEMARRVALGQLKLSSPSPASEYPSESQTESVKEAFHHVTLRVQESQEQQRCRWQTGDNVENWDLSSEDRAESEEGDLELASSFAGENSPSQDEQAESGQVENLSRGQSREFHHSCNSSHVSEEFFTPDPDYVFPPATWGSSEVEISAAKSKLEDGCEGFLQKQVPEDAGSGIQVSGGKTPFCSTAAQNSGRNTLGVNQLSHMPVASVGAAQEEILWEEQEACKGKELSVIDIQDLSSIPCEQEMHSKDMDCTTPRATHAPTSISTPISSVPDQVKMEDRQLGKESSLWSSETFTLAEETERMVGRKST; the protein is encoded by the exons ATGGCTCGTCCTATCCCTCCTCCCATGCCTTGCCCGGTCCAGCTCGGCAGTGTGACTGGTGACTCCCTGGAAGCTCAGCTGCACGAGTATGTGAGGCAGGGGAACTATGAGAAAGTGAAAAAGATCCTGAAAAAAG GTGTTTTTGTTGATGCAGTAAATTCCATGGGACAGACATCTCTCTTCGTTGCTGCCTTGCTGGGTCTTGGAAAAATAGTGGACGTGCTCTTGGATAATGGCTCAGACCCTAATCA CCGCTGTTACGATGGGAGCACCCCAGTGCATGCAGCTGCCTTCTCAGGAAATCAGTGCATCCTTAGCAGGATCCTGGATGAAGGAGGGGATCTGAGGCTGCACAGTAAAGAGGGAAAAAGCCCTCAGTGCTGGGCCAtgtcagctggaaaagaaagcagtgcTCAG ATGCTGGAGTTCATACAACGTTGTAGGTTCCACATGCAGGCTGCCATTCAAAATTTTCCCTCTGATCTACTCGGCAGGGTTGGCTCATCAAAAATGCTGGTCTACAGTCCAACCAGGTTTGGTGGCCTTGTTCAAGG AAATGTTGGCAGTCCTCTGAGAAGATTTCTGAAAGGTGAAGTAAATGCAGCCAAGAACATTTACAGCTTGGGTTTTGGCAAG TTTTGTCTTGCAGGTGGTGGGCATCTTGGCTATGTGACCTCTCTCCCTATTACTGGGGAAAAAGATGTGGTTCAGGCAGATGATGAGCCAATGTTTTCTTACCCTGTTGGACCATACATGATCATGAGAAA CTTAATGTGGGGTGGCAGCAGAGTTACAGTGAAGGAACTCAGCTTTAAGCCCCATCAGCACTCTCGGAAACTGCACTTGGCTGATCTTCTCCTTGCAGAGCAGGAACACAGTGG tcAACTCCGTCACGCTCGTTTGCTGCAGttggtgtctgtctgtctgtcaagTGACCTGGAGAAAACCCGTTTAATATATGAAAGGGTTAACTTTGGTTCCCTCTACAGCATCCTTCATGAAAGG agaacagaattCCCAGTGCTGCACACAGAGGTGATTTTGGGTGTGCTGCTGCAGATCTTGGATGCTCTGCGTTTCCTGCACTACCGTGGCTTTATCCACCGTTCACTTTCCTCCTATGCAATCCAAATTGTTTCTTCTGGTGAGGCAAAACTCTGCAACTTGGAATACATGATAGAGAG CAAAGATGGTGGAGAACACAGTGATCTGACACGTATTCCTGTCCCAGTCCAGCTGTATAAGTGGTGCTCTCCTGAAGTAATCCTTGAAAAAATGGTTACGGAGAAATCAGATATTTATAGCTTCTGTGCAGTAGTGCAGGAGGCCTTGACAG AGACCCCTCCCTGGACAGGTTTTGAAGACTCTGTTATTAAAACCCTCGTAGTTTCAGGAAAAGAGCTGGAAGCAGATGTCAGGCTTCCTCTGCCCTATTATGATATTGTGAAGTCAGGACTGGAACCAAGGCAGAAGAATCGCTCCATGGAACTTCAGGATATTCAGTATATAATGAAGAATGACTTAAAG GACTTAACTGGGTCTCCAACTGGTCATGCTAATGAGATGTCAAAAGCACAGAGACTCACTGTTTTTGCAGATAGGAGCATTGGTTTGGCATCAGCTTTTAGCTGTGAGCAGAGAACACAGGAACTGCAAGGAAAAGAGGTAGCTGAGCCTG acagctCTTCTTCCCCAAGGGACTCTCTTTTAAAGGAGGAGGGTCCTTTAGTGGACCAAGGGGCACCAACCAATCAAGAGCCAATTAAACAGGACAAAAATAGTGATGTAGCCTCTGAGCTGGAAACACTCTTCAGTGCCAGTGATGCAGATGACAGCCTCCGGAGCTTTGAAGCCAATGAAATCTTTGTCAGCTATCCAGAACTTGACAAAGACTTCCTGGAAGAAGCAGGTGGATTAGGTCAAACTCAACAGGAcgaaaaaaagcagcaaaaggaagaagatAAGGCTTCCCACAGAAAAATGTATGAATTTGTGCACTGTGAGGAAAGCCCAGGTTCTGAGGAAGGTGGCTCTTCAGAATCGAGTACTGAGTACACTTCAGAAGAGCTGGAGAGTATAAGTGAGGCCTCTGACCTATGTGTGCTGGCACAGGTGAGAGAAGATTCTAGAAAAAGAGTGAGTAGTGTGTCCAAAACTGATCAGTACATTGGCAAATGTTTCCTGGAACTAAAGATCATGCAAAGCATggtgcagcaggcagcagattCCCTGCGCAGAACAGAGGAGAAAGTGGACAATTTAGAGGCctctgagaaacaaaagaaagtgCTCCAGGAAAACAGAATGAATCAGCATTCTAAGCAGATTTCTCAAGAAGGACACTGGAGCAGATCTGAGGAGACTTCCCAGGATATCAATAACGTTTTTCCTGGAGTTAATACTTTTTTATGGAAAGCTGTGGGTCCACCATCAAGtgtctatgttccaccaagaGTAACAGAGGTACAAGGAGCATTGGGTGGAGACAGAGGCCAAGCTCTTTCAAAGACAGTAAAAGAAATTGAG CATTCCCTCCCACATGAATctgtaagaaggaaaaaaaagttcaactTGCAGTGTCAGAGAGGAGGTGATTCACATTCTGCAGCAAGTGGAAGTGAAGAAAAGGGGTG GTGCTATCGAAAACCCAGATCTAAAATTCACAGCAGCAAAATGAGTGAGGAGAGAAGGATGATGCAATCAGACTGGAGGA CTGAAGTAAAAGAAATGGCCAGAAGAGTGGCCTTAGGACAGCTGAAACTCAGCTCTCCATCTCCAGCCAGTGAATATCCATCTGAAAGTCAAACAGAGAGTGTAAAGGAAGCCTTTCATCATGTCACTCTTAGAGTCCAAGAAAGTCAAGAGCAACAAAGATGTAGGTGGCAGACAGGGGATAATGTTGAGAATTGGGATTTGAGCAGTGAGGATAGAGCTGAATCTGAGGAGGGTGATTTGGAGCTTGCATCAAGTTTTGCAG GGGAAAATTCACCATCACAAGATGAACAAGCAGAGTCTGGACAAGTTGAGAATCTCTCTAGA GGGCAGTCAAGGGAATTCCATCATTCCTGTAATTCATCTCATGTGTCTGAAGAATTCTTCACTCCTGATCCTGATTATGTCTTTCCTCCTGCTACTTGGGGAAGTTCAGAAGTAGAg ATCTCAGCTGCCAAGAGCAAATTAGAAGATGGTTGTGAAGGATTTTTACAGAAACAGGTACCTGAGGATGCAGGATCAGGTATTCAGGTTTCAG GAGGAAAAACACcattctgcagcacagcagcacagaactCTGGCAGGAACACATTAGGAGTGAATCAACTTAGCCATATGCCTGTAGCCAG TGttggagcagcacaagaagAGATACTGTGGGAGGAACAGGAGGCATGCAAAGGGAAAGAGTT ATCAGTGATAGATATTCAGGATTTGTCAAGTATCCCCTGTGAGCAAGAGATGCACAGCAAGGACATGGATTGTACAACTCCCAGAGCCACTCATGCACCCACCAGCATCAGCACCCCCATCAGCTCAG TTCCTGATCAAGTGAAGATGGAAGACAGACAGTTGGGAAAAGAATCTAGTTTATGGAGTAGTGAGACATTTACACtagcagaggaaacagaaag GATGGTGGGGAGGAAATCCACCTGA